The Longimicrobiaceae bacterium genome contains the following window.
GCGCGACCGTGCCCATCGGCCGCCCGGTCGCGAACACGGCCGTCCACGTCGTCGGCGCGGACGGCCAGCCGGTGCCCGCGGGCTTCCCGGGCGAGCTGTGCATCGCCGGCGTGCAGGTGGGCCGCGGCTACCTCGCGCGCCCCGCCATGACGGCCGAGCGCTTCGTGCCCGATCCGTTCTCCGCCACGCCCGGCGCGCGGATGTACCGCACGGGCGACCTGGCCCGCCGCCGCGACGATGGCGTGGTGGAGTTCCTGGGCCGCCTGGACCACCAGGTGAAGGTGCGCGGCTTCCGCATCGAGCTGGGCGAGATCGAGGCCGCCGTCGCGTCGCATCCCCAGGTCCGCGAGGCCGCGGTGCTGGCGCGGACGGACGGGCCCGGCGGCGTGCGCCTCGTGGCCTACGTCGTCAAGCAGGGAGACGAGCAGCCGGCTGCGGCGGACCTGCGCGCGCACCTGTCGTCGCGGCTGCCGGAGCACATGGTGCCCGCGGCGTTCGTGCCCATGGACGCGCTGCCGCTCACCCCCAGCGGCAAGCTGGACCGCCGCGCCCTGCCGGAGCCGGGGCCGGAGCGCGCCGGGGTGGAAGAGGCGTACACGGCGCCGCACAACGTGGTGGAAGACACGCTCGCCACCATCTGGGGCAGCGTGCTGGGCATCGAGCAGGTGGGCGTGCACGACAACTTCTTCGCGCTGGGCGGCGACTCCATCCTCTCGCTGCGTATCGCCGCGATGGCGCGGGAGCGGGGGCTGCACGTCTCCATCCGCCAGGTCTTCCGCAACCCCACCGTCGCCGGCCTCGCATCGGCCCTCGAAGCGGACCGCCTGGGCCAGGACGTGGAGATCCACACGCAGCCGTTCTCGCTGATCGGCGACGAGGACCGGGCGCGGATGCCGGAGGGCGCGGTGGACGCGTATCCGCTGTCGCGCACGCAGCTGGGCATGCTGTACCACCAGGAGAAGAACGCCGACGCACCGCTCTACCACGGCCTCACCAGCTTCCTCCTCCGCCTCCCGTTCGACGGCGAGGCCATGGAGCGGGCGGTGATGCACACCGTGGATCGCCATCCCAACCTGCGCACGGGTTTCGACCTCTCGTCGTTCTCCGAGCCCATGCAGGTCGTCTACGCCGCCTCGTCCTCGCCGCTGGAGGTGACGGACCTGCGGGACATCTCCGGAGATGAGCAGCAGGCGCACCTGAAGGCGTACTGGCTGGCCGAGCAGGACCGCGCCTTCGACCTCCCCGTGCCGCCGCAGATGCGCTTCCACGTGCACCGGCTGACCGACGAGACGGTGCAGTTCACGCTGGTCGAGAACCACGCCGTCTCCGACGGCTGGAGCCTGCACACCGTGCTGGCCGACGCGCTGGCGGCGTACTTCGCCCTGCTCGCGGGTGGCGGGCTGCCGGAGCTTCCGGCGCTGCGAACCGCCTTCCGCGACTTCATCGCCCTGGAGCGCCGCACCCTCGCCTCGGCCGAGGCGAAGGAGTTCTGGAACCAGCAGGTGGACGGCTTCGAGCCGTCGCCCCTCGTGGCCCCCGGGACCGAGCCGGTGCGCGAAGGCGGCCGCATCGCGAAGGTCGACCGGCTGCTCCGCCGCTCGCTGGTGGCGCAGCTCCGCAAGGTCGCGCGGCGCCAGGCGGTGCCGCTCAAGAGCGTGCTGCTGGCGGCGCACCTGCGCGTGCTCGCCCACTTCACCGGGCGCGAGGACATCGCCACCGGCCTCTCCACCAACGGGCGGCCGGAGACCGGTGACGGCGACAAGGTGGCCGGCCTCTTCCTCAACACCGTGCCGCTGCGTGCCGAGCTGTCCGGCGGCACCTGGAACGACCTCATCCGCCGCGTGCACGAGAGCGAGCTGGCGGTCATGCCGCACCGGCGCTACCCGCTCAGCGCCATCCAGGCCGGGGCGGGCGGGCGCACGCTGTTCGACGCCTCGTTCGTGTACCTGAACTTCCACGTGGTCGCCGACCACGTTCGCAGCAGCCCCATGGAGGTGCTGGCGACCAGCGCGGTGGTGGAGGAGACCAACTTCGCCATCATGACCTCGTTCCAGCACGTGCCGGGCGACGACACCCGCATCGGCATCACCGTGGAGGGAGACCGCTGGCTGCTGGGCGACGAGCGCATCCGCGCCATCGCCGCCGCGTACCGCCGCGTGCTGCGCGCCATCGCCGCGGACCCCGAGGGGCGGTACGAGTCGTTCTCGCCCCTCTCCGTCGCCGAGCGCTCCGCCTTCCTCGCGAGTGCTTCGGGAGATGCGGTGCCGCCGCTCGCGCAGCCCGTCCACCGCGCATTCGAGGATTGGACGCAGCGCACGCCGGACGCCCCGTGCGTCGAATCCGCCGCGTCGTCGCTGAGCTACGGCGAGGTGGATGCGGCGGCGAACCGGCTGGCCCGCAGGCTCCGGGAGATGGGGATCGGCGCGGAGAGCCGCGTCGCGATCTGCATGGACCGCGTGCCGGAGATCGTCCCCGCCGTGCTCGCCGCGTGGAAGGCCGGCGCCGCGTACGTCCCGCTCGATCCCACGTATCCGGCGGACCGTCTCGCCTTCGTCCTCCGCGACTCCGGCGCCTCCGCCGTGGTCACGCTGGACCGCTGGCGCGACCGCGTCGCATCCGCCGGCATCCCCGTCGTGTCGCTGGACGGGGACGCGGACGCGCTCGCATCTCTCGACGGCACTCCGCTTTCGGTGGATGAGGGACGGAGGGCGGATTTCGATCCGTCCGCGCTCGCCTACGTCGTCTACACCTCCGGCACCACGGGGCGTCCGAAGGGCGTCGCGGTGGAGCACGGGCAGGTGATGCACTACGCGGCCGCGGCCATCGACCTCGTCCGTCCGGAAGCGGGGATGCGGCACGGGCTGGCGTCCACCTTCGCGGCGGACCTGGGCAACACGGTGCTCTTCCCGGCGCTCGCCACCGGCGGCACCCTCCGCGTCCTCTCCGACGCCGAGGCGACCGACCCGTCCGCGCTCGGGGCCGGGCTGGCGGGCAAGCCGCTCGACGTGCTGAAGATCGTGCCCTCGCACCTCCGCGCGCTGCTCTCGCACGAGCGGCCGGCAGAGCTGCTGCCGCGGCATGCGCTGGTCCTGGGCGGCGACCGGGCGGACTGGGCGCTGGCGGATTCCGTCCGGGCGCACGTTCCCGGCTGCCGCGTGCTCAACCACTACGGGCCGACCGAGACCACCGTCGGCGTCGTGGCGGGCGAGCTGGAGCCAGCATCCCGCGCCCGTCCCGCCGCGCCGCCGCTCGGGAAGCCGCTCGGCCACGCACGCATCTACCTGCTGGACGCGCACGGGCAGCCGGTGCCCGCGGGCACGCCGGGCGAGGTGTACGTCGGCGGGCCGGTCGTCGCCCGCGGCTATCCCGGCCGCGCGTCGCTCACCGCCCAGCGCTTCCTGCCCGACGCGTTCTCCTCGGTCCCAGGCGCGCGGATGTACCGCACCGGGGACGTGGCGCGGCGGCTGGAGGATGGGCGGCTGGAGTTCGCCGGTCGCGCCGACGCGCAGGTGAAGGTGCGCGGCTACCGCGTGGAGCCAGGCGAGGTGGAGACGCTGCTGCGCGCCCACCCGGCCGTCGCCCAGGCCGCCGTCACCGCCCGCGGCGAGGGCGGAGACGTGCAGCTCGCCGCCTACGTCGTCGCGGCCGAAGGCCAGCCGGCGCCCGAGGCGGAGCTGCGGAAGTGGGTGGAAGACCATCTCCCGGCGTACATGGTCCCCAGCCGCTTCGTCGCCCTTGCCGCGCTGCCGCTCACCGCGAACGGCAAGCTCGACCGCCGCGCCCTCCCCGCGCCCGACGCCGTGGCGGCCGAAGCGGAGGCGACCGTCACGCCGCGGTCGGAGATCGAGGAGAAGCTGGCGGAGATCTGGAGCGCGGTGCTCAAGGTCCCAGCGGTCGGCGTGTACGACGACTTCTTCGCGCTCGGCGGCGACTCCATCCGCGCCATCCTCACCGCCGCGCGCGTCCGCAAGGCGTTCGGCGTCTCCATCTCGGTCGAGAGCCTTCTCGGCGCGGGCACCGTGGCGGGCCTCGCGGGCGTCGTCGAGATGTCGCTCTCCTCCTCCGCCTCCGCACCGGCCGAGCCCATCGTCGCCATCGACCGCGCCGGGGAGATGCCGCTCAGCTTCGGGCAGCAGCGCATCTGGTTCGCGCACCTGCTGGACCCGGACTCGCCCGCGCACACCATCCCGCACGTCTTCCGCATGCGCGGGCGGCTGGACGCGGACGCGTGGCGCGCCGCCGTGAACGAGGTCGTACGCCGCCACGAAGTCCTCCGCACCGCCTTCCCCACGGTGGACGGCGAGCCGCGGCAGTCCATCTCCGCCCATCTCGCCATAGACGTACCGCTCATCGACCTCGGCCACGTGCCGGAGGCCGAGCGCGACGCGTGCCTGGCGGACGCGGCGAGGGAGATCGCGTGGGCGCCGTTCGACCTCGACACTGGCCCGCTCGTCCGCGCCGCGCTGATCCGCGCGGCGGACGACGACCACGTGGCGGTGCTCGCGCTGCACCACGTGGTCTACGACGGCTGGTCCGCCGGCGTGCTGCTGCGGGAGATGGCCACGCTGTACGCCGCCTTCGCGGACGGCCAGCCGTCGCCGCTGCCCGAGCTTCCGGTCCAGTACGCCGACTTCGCCGCCTGGCAGCGCCGCCACCTGGACGACGCCGCGCTGGCGGAAGAGACCGCGTGGTGGGTGCGGCGCCTGGAAGGCATCCGCCCGCTGGAGGTCCCGACCGACCATCCGCGTCCCGACGTACAGACGTATCGTGGCGCGTCGGAGGGCGTGGTGCTCTCCACCGAGCTGACGGCGGCGCTGGGCGCGCTGGGCCGCCGCGAGGGCGTCACGCAGTTCATGGCGCTGCTCGCCGCCTGGTCCGGGCTGCTCGGCCACCTGTCGAACCAGGACGACGTCGTCGTCGGCGCCCCGGTCGCCATCCACCGCGACCGCGCGGAGCTGGGCGACGTGATCGGCCTCTTCCTCAACTCGCTGCCGCTACGGGTGGACCTCGGCCAGGAGGCCACGTTCCGCGAGCTGCTGCGGCGGGTGCGGAAGGCGTCGCTGGAGGCGTTCGCGCACCAGGACGTGCCGTTCGAGAAGGTGGTGGAGGCGTTGCCGGGCAAGCGCGACACCAGCCGCAACCCCGTCTTCCAGGCGTGGTTCAACTACTCCGTGCCCGGCCAACCGCTGGAGATCGCCGGGCTGGAGCTGGAGGGCGTGGACGTGGGCGACCCCGCCG
Protein-coding sequences here:
- a CDS encoding amino acid adenylation domain-containing protein — encoded protein: MPIGRPVANTAVHVVGADGQPVPAGFPGELCIAGVQVGRGYLARPAMTAERFVPDPFSATPGARMYRTGDLARRRDDGVVEFLGRLDHQVKVRGFRIELGEIEAAVASHPQVREAAVLARTDGPGGVRLVAYVVKQGDEQPAAADLRAHLSSRLPEHMVPAAFVPMDALPLTPSGKLDRRALPEPGPERAGVEEAYTAPHNVVEDTLATIWGSVLGIEQVGVHDNFFALGGDSILSLRIAAMARERGLHVSIRQVFRNPTVAGLASALEADRLGQDVEIHTQPFSLIGDEDRARMPEGAVDAYPLSRTQLGMLYHQEKNADAPLYHGLTSFLLRLPFDGEAMERAVMHTVDRHPNLRTGFDLSSFSEPMQVVYAASSSPLEVTDLRDISGDEQQAHLKAYWLAEQDRAFDLPVPPQMRFHVHRLTDETVQFTLVENHAVSDGWSLHTVLADALAAYFALLAGGGLPELPALRTAFRDFIALERRTLASAEAKEFWNQQVDGFEPSPLVAPGTEPVREGGRIAKVDRLLRRSLVAQLRKVARRQAVPLKSVLLAAHLRVLAHFTGREDIATGLSTNGRPETGDGDKVAGLFLNTVPLRAELSGGTWNDLIRRVHESELAVMPHRRYPLSAIQAGAGGRTLFDASFVYLNFHVVADHVRSSPMEVLATSAVVEETNFAIMTSFQHVPGDDTRIGITVEGDRWLLGDERIRAIAAAYRRVLRAIAADPEGRYESFSPLSVAERSAFLASASGDAVPPLAQPVHRAFEDWTQRTPDAPCVESAASSLSYGEVDAAANRLARRLREMGIGAESRVAICMDRVPEIVPAVLAAWKAGAAYVPLDPTYPADRLAFVLRDSGASAVVTLDRWRDRVASAGIPVVSLDGDADALASLDGTPLSVDEGRRADFDPSALAYVVYTSGTTGRPKGVAVEHGQVMHYAAAAIDLVRPEAGMRHGLASTFAADLGNTVLFPALATGGTLRVLSDAEATDPSALGAGLAGKPLDVLKIVPSHLRALLSHERPAELLPRHALVLGGDRADWALADSVRAHVPGCRVLNHYGPTETTVGVVAGELEPASRARPAAPPLGKPLGHARIYLLDAHGQPVPAGTPGEVYVGGPVVARGYPGRASLTAQRFLPDAFSSVPGARMYRTGDVARRLEDGRLEFAGRADAQVKVRGYRVEPGEVETLLRAHPAVAQAAVTARGEGGDVQLAAYVVAAEGQPAPEAELRKWVEDHLPAYMVPSRFVALAALPLTANGKLDRRALPAPDAVAAEAEATVTPRSEIEEKLAEIWSAVLKVPAVGVYDDFFALGGDSIRAILTAARVRKAFGVSISVESLLGAGTVAGLAGVVEMSLSSSASAPAEPIVAIDRAGEMPLSFGQQRIWFAHLLDPDSPAHTIPHVFRMRGRLDADAWRAAVNEVVRRHEVLRTAFPTVDGEPRQSISAHLAIDVPLIDLGHVPEAERDACLADAAREIAWAPFDLDTGPLVRAALIRAADDDHVAVLALHHVVYDGWSAGVLLREMATLYAAFADGQPSPLPELPVQYADFAAWQRRHLDDAALAEETAWWVRRLEGIRPLEVPTDHPRPDVQTYRGASEGVVLSTELTAALGALGRREGVTQFMALLAAWSGLLGHLSNQDDVVVGAPVAIHRDRAELGDVIGLFLNSLPLRVDLGQEATFRELLRRVRKASLEAFAHQDVPFEKVVEALPGKRDTSRNPVFQAWFNYSVPGQPLEIAGLELEGVDVGDPAVKFDLRLSAEEGDGRLVLNLGYNADLFERDTALGILRRLAGMLERAVERPEAGLAELCGGGAAAPAAGGKEAPESFRLHLQGIKRRAFAIES